From one Mytilus galloprovincialis chromosome 13, xbMytGall1.hap1.1, whole genome shotgun sequence genomic stretch:
- the LOC143057440 gene encoding uncharacterized protein LOC143057440, whose product MPKVTRKGKSKIRPRKSLKRKHSETNNEKERNETGDAEDNIEEINEQNTEENAASHDQMNETDDYTCGECGLTFVSLHEYNIHQDIGNHNIRHADRVKTFWSSKCTNIKESMTSVFSKATDDQTPQTKTQCSLHSGWSLKGRRMNKRFSIAVKDYLLNLFMKGEQTGRKYTPTEASKKIRAVRDENGNRLFHQKNG is encoded by the exons ATGCCAAAAGTTACTAGAAAAGGAAAGAGTAAAATAAGACCAAGAAAGAGCCTTAAGAGGAAGCACAGTGAAACGAATAATGAAaag GAAAGAAATGAAACAGGAGATGCTGAAGACAATATAGAGGAAATAAATGAGCAGAACACAGAGGAAAATGCTGCTAGTCATGACCAGATGAATGAG ACTGATGACTATACTTGTGGTGAATGTGGTCTAACATTTGTTAGTCTACATGAATATAACATTCACCAGGACATTGGAAATCATAATATCAGGCACGCTGATCGAGTAAAAACTTTTTGGAGTAGTAAATGCACTAATATAAAAGAGTCAATGACAAGTGTTTTTTCAAAAGCAACTGATGATCAGACACCACAGACTAAAACACAATGTTCACTACATTCAGGATGGTCATTGAAAGGAAGAAGAATGAATAAGAGATTTAGCATAGCTGTAAAAGACTATTTACTTAATTTATTTATGAAAGGTGAACAAACTGGCCGAAAATATACTCCAACAGAGGCTTCCAAAAAAATAAGAGCAGTCAGGGATGAAAATGGGAATAGGCTATTTCACCAGAAGAATGGCTGA